A DNA window from Piliocolobus tephrosceles isolate RC106 chromosome 9, ASM277652v3, whole genome shotgun sequence contains the following coding sequences:
- the LOC111537970 gene encoding pulmonary surfactant-associated protein A-like, whose translation MIMLRGDNVLAALAHSRHLLSLGVCPNGAPGAFQPTAALWGPLSGAGQGQSWLPLFVWRCGGRGTGGSRGCAPPVRAGAGSGWAWTGLDGGTSSLWAASVPGLALSLQGSILAVGEKVFSTNGRSITFDAIRKARPKAGGCIAVPRSPEENEAVASFVKKYNTYAYVGLTEGPRPGDFCYSDGTPVNYTNWYPGKPAGQGTEQCVEMYTDGRWNDRTCLCNRLTICEF comes from the exons atgatcatgctgagaggtgacaatgtgttAGCAGCCCTCGCTCACTCTCGCCACCTCCTCAGCCTCGGCGTCTGCCCTAACGGCGCTCCAGGAGCCTTTCAGCCCACCGCTGCGCTGTGGgggcccctctctggggctggccAAGGCCAGAGCTGGCTTCCTCTGTTCGtgtggaggtgtggagggagaggcacaggCGGGAGCCGGGGCTGCGCGCCGCCCGTGCGGGCAGGCGCGGGTTCCGGGTGGGCATGGACTGGGCTTGATGGAGGGacgagctccctctgggctgccagTGTGCCCGGGCTAG CCCTTAGTCTACAGGGGTCCATACTGGCAGTAGGAGAGAAGGTCTTCTCCACCAATGGACGGTCCATCACTTTTGATGCCATTCGGAAGGCACGCCCCAAAGCAGGCGGCTGCATTGCTGTCCCCAGGAGTCCAGAGGAAAACGAGGCCGTTGCAAGCTTCGTGAAGAAGTACAACACGTATGCCTATGTGGGCCTGACTGAGGGTCCACGCCCTGGAGACTTCTGCTACTCAGATGGGACCCCTGTAAACTACACCAACTGGTACCCAGGGAAGCCCGCGGGTCAGGGAACAGAGCAATGTGTGGAGATGTACACAGACGGGCGGTGGAATGACAGGACCTGCCTGTGCAACCGACTGACAATCTGTGAGTTCTAA